TCCGGTACTATATAGCACTTGGAACAGCAAGAGGCTTGGCTTATCTGCATGTGGAATGCAGTGAATGCATTATACACTGTGACATGAAGCCAGACAATGTACTTCTTGTTGCAGAATTCTGCCCCAAGATTGCGTACTTCGGCATGGCCAAGCTTCTAGGTCGAGATTTCAGCAGGGCTTTGACAACAATGCGAGGGGCCATTGGATATCTTGCACCGGAGTGGATATCGGGGTTACCGATCACACATAAGACTGATATTTACATCTATGGCATGATGCTTCTTGAAATCATATCTGGTCCAAGGAACTCAGGGAAAATTAAGGAAGGGAAGTTTACATACTTTCCCATCTTTGCGGCAATCAAGGTGAATGAGGGAGATGCTGTGTGTCTGTTGGATAGTAGGTTGGAAGGTCAAGCAGATGGAGAGCAGCTGAGAAGAGCTTGCAGAATTGCATGCTGGTGCATTCAAGATGCTGAGGATTACAGGCCGATGATGGGACAAGTTGTTCACATGCTAGAGAATGTCATGGGTGTCGAAATCCCACCTATTCCAAGGTCACTTGAACACTATGTTGGCATGGAGGATTGCTCTGCGGAACCAGATAACTTGTTCTAAATTCTACATGTTTGTTGGATAGGCCGGCCTTAGTTATAAGGCCCAGTAGTCTATGTTTCTGTTTATTTTTTGAAGTTTAGTGGAATACAGAAATATATATGTGGTTAAGATGTGCATCATGGTCTGCCTTCGGTTTCTTATGAATTTCACCTGAATAACCGCGTACTCTGTTTTTGGAAAAGGAATGAGAGTACTCTGTTTTTGGAATTCCAGCCCTCTTGTTACTCTCTGCTATATTAACCTCAAAAAAAGAATTGTACATAGTATAGAAATAAGCATGCATCAATGTGTCGTCTAAAAGCTGCTCGAGAAAGCCGACATAATGGGTTCAGCGCGCGGAGGAAAACTGCATCGCGCGCcgccactagtaggaaaaggggcttttaccccggttggtaagggccttttgtcccggttttcgaaccgggactaaagggtcgttactaaacccctaaccctttagtcccggttcttacacgaaccgggacataaggtcctccacgtggccgctgctgccagcccaggcaggggggcctttggtcccggttggtgacaccaaccgggaccaataggcatggccttttgtcccggttggtgacaccaaccgggaccaataggcatccacgcgtcagcatttcaggggctggtgtttttgttttttttgaaaggggggaggttggggggttttggggggttaatttaggtgtttcatatattgtgttagctagctaattaatagagagaagtgtcctctcttatctccgtgcttggtcgacgctacgtactatatacgtatggagaggagtagacacgctagctactaagcaaatgaaggaaacagaagatcgtcatgaacatatgcatacagagagaagtgatatcgaccacctctccttctccgagagattggtcgaacaacaagttctcgtatatctatctgacactaccggctacatatatacaataattatctcttagaATATAATCttctaattaaattgtaagaacatagggtccacatagtattctccgttttcagcgatcacatggtcaaggaagaatgccgccaattcctcttgaattgctcgcatacgatctggtgctaggagttcatcacgcatccgaaagatctaatttgaagaagggggtcaatacatatatatatgaataaatgaaactcgacacaaatgatggtaataaaataaaattgtgaatattattgcttacgcacttcatattgttcgtcagagtagccccgctcacaggtcgtgtggcggatagactcgcaaacgtagtatccacagaaatcattcccttgttcctgccacaaccactttacaagaaataaaggtcaatctaactgataagcaagcatgctaaatggtattgatgaaactagcgcttgaatcactaggagatgtgcggaacatgctactatagtacttactttcgggtgtctaaattacagcttcttcggcagtcccggagcttttgtggtgaattttctccaaaccctgccagacaaagaaaacaattacttgatatcaggaaatgaacaaagttgctgatatggtggataatgatcgatttaacttacttctcgagcatttgagtcatgtccgcatagtcctggggatcttttcgtctcgagtctaagacggttactactccccgctcaagcttaatctctaggagaatatagtggaagctgcgcatgcatgcataagtcatcaattacattaccataacctggactaataagggaaaccgaatatgcacaagacagtaacactcacttgaa
This sequence is a window from Aegilops tauschii subsp. strangulata cultivar AL8/78 chromosome 7, Aet v6.0, whole genome shotgun sequence. Protein-coding genes within it:
- the LOC109762659 gene encoding G-type lectin S-receptor-like serine/threonine-protein kinase At2g19130; its protein translation is MENGSLSTNLFLKSSAILTWNLRYYIALGTARGLAYLHVECSECIIHCDMKPDNVLLVAEFCPKIAYFGMAKLLGRDFSRALTTMRGAIGYLAPEWISGLPITHKTDIYIYGMMLLEIISGPRNSGKIKEGKFTYFPIFAAIKVNEGDAVCLLDSRLEGQADGEQLRRACRIACWCIQDAEDYRPMMGQVVHMLENVMGVEIPPIPRSLEHYVGMEDCSAEPDNLF